A single Pangasianodon hypophthalmus isolate fPanHyp1 chromosome 27, fPanHyp1.pri, whole genome shotgun sequence DNA region contains:
- the ruvbl2 gene encoding ruvB-like 2, with amino-acid sequence MAAQMATTKVPEVRDLTRIERIGAHSHIRGLGLDDALEPRQVSQGMVGQLAARRAAGLILEMIKDGHIAGRAVLIAGQPGTGKTAIAMGIAQSLGQDTPFTALAGSEIFSLEMSKTEALSQAFRKAIGVRIKEETEIIEGEVVEIQIDRPATGTGAKVGKLTLKTTEMETIYDLGNKMIESLTKEKVQAGDVITIDKATGKICKLGRSFTRARDYDAMGPQTQFVQCPEGELQKRKEVVHTVSLHEIDVINSRTQGFLALFSGDTGEIKSEVREQINAKVSEWREEGKAEIIPGVLFIDEVHMLDIECFSFLNRALESDLSPVLIMATNRGITRIRGTNYQSPHGIPIDMLDRLLIIATSPYTEKETRQILKIRCEEEDVELSEEAHTVLTRIGQETSLRYAIQLISTAGLVCRKRRGTEVQVEDIKRVYSLFLDEARSSQYMKEYQDSFLFNEAQSGQMDTS; translated from the exons ATGGCAGCTCAG ATGGCAACCACAAAAGTGCCGGAGGTGCGTGATCTCACCAGGATAGAGAGAATCG GTGCACACTCACATATTCGAGGCCTTGGCTTGGATGATGCTTTGGAACCACGACAG GTGTCTCAGGGCATGGTGGGGCAGCTGGCGGCTCGGCGGGCGGCTGGACTGATTTTGGAGATGATTAAGGATGGGCACATCGCTGGACGTGCAGTGCTTATTGCTGGCCAGCCTGGGACGGGCAAAACCGCCATCGCTATGG GTATCGCTCAGTCACTTGGTCAGGACACGCCCTTCACTGCTCTGGCAGGAAGTGAGATCTTCTCTCTGGAGATGAGTAAGACAGAGGCCCTGAGCCAGGCCTTCCGCAAAGCCATCGGAGTCCGAATCAA AGAGGAGACGGAGATCATTGAGGGAGAAGTGGTAGAGATTCAGATTGACAGACCTGCAACGGGAACG GGTGCGAAAGTAGGCAAGCTGACTCTGAAGACTACAGAGATGGAGACCATCTATGACCTGGGAAATAAAATGATTGAAAGCCTCACTAAAGAGAAAGTCCAGGCTGG GGATGTGATCACTATTGATAAAGCCACAGGGAAGATCTGCAAACTGGGCCGGTCTTTCACCAGAGCTCGAGATTACGATGCCATGGGACCGCAG ACGCAGTTCGTGCAGTGTCCAGAGGGGGAGCTGCAGAAGCGTAAAGAGGTCGTTCATACGGTCTCCCTGCACGAGATTGATGTGATTAACAGCCGCACACAGGGATTCCTGGCACTGTTCTCAG GAGACACAGGAGAGATTAAGTCAGAGGTACGTGAGCAGATCAATGCCAAAGTTTCCGAGTGGAGAGAGGAGGGGAAGGCAGAGATCATTCCTGGG GTCCTGTTTATAGATGAAGTCCACATGTTAGACATCGAGTGTTTCTCCTTCCTAAACCGAGCCTTAGAGAGCGATCTCTCCCCCGTCCTCATCATGGCCACCAACCGAGGCATCACCAG AATCCGAGGCACCAACTACCAGAGTCCTCATGGCATTCCTATAGACATGCTAGACAGACTGCTGATCATCGCCACGTCTCCCTACACTGAGAAAGAGACCAGGCAGATCCTCAAGATTCG gTGTGAGGAAGAGGATGTGGAGTTGAGTGAGGAAGCTCACACAGTGCTGACGCGTATCGGACAGGAGACGTCGCTCCGCTACGCCATTCAGCTCATCAGCACTGCAGGCCTGGTGTGCCGCAAACGCAGG GGTACCGAGGTCCAGGTGGAAGACATTAAACGCGTCTACTCTCTCTTCCTGGATGAGGCACGCTCCTCGCAGTACATGAAAGAGTACCAGGACTCCTTCCTCTTCAATGAAGCAC aATCAGGTCAGATGGACACGTCTTAA
- the ftr83 gene encoding finTRIM family, member 83 isoform X1: MSYDQDICYLCKEDLRDPVSIPCGHIFCAICLKTYWDHADHTGQFLCPQCRVSYNKRPAPRRLMSSRNSSVQKLSESSPPTPPSPDYNYAGPRDVACDICIGKKLKAVKSCLMCLASYCEKHLKPHYESATFKRHKLVDEIGHLDRQICPQHQKGLELYCRTDQMCICVLCTVKEHKGHDMVSAEQERSEMQQRLGATQAEIQEKIHDRVKQMEELKQAVDALKSSAHRALQESEKLFGDMLRTIEMMQQEMAKLISSNKRAALNTAEGHMERLGQEIADLKKRDNELTQLSRTEDHIHFIQSYHMLIAQTDAEELPTVSVNPYFSFGSVTKAVSELKQHLNEYGNEELVKVATTVNKMTFCQLEDKKGKKSIKADEVDVYKTQRSLSHAPRSQTPRTRDEFLQYACQITLDPNTAYRQLYLSRGNRKAALKRDPQSYNDSTQRFDCLPQVLCKEALTGGAYYWEVEWSGEGVSIGITYKGIKRTGYGDSSRIGYNRKSWGLFCSDSSYSARHMKDQVDVNAPYSSRIGVFLDYDAGTLSFYSVAETMTLIHQFKASFSEPVYPGFWVWYESAICICQL; encoded by the exons ATGTCGTATGACCAGGACATCTGCTACCTCTGCAAAGAGGACCTGAGGGACCCCGTGTCCATTCcctgtggtcatatcttctgtgCCATCTGCCTCAAGACCTACTGGGACCATGCTGACCACACGGGCCAATTCTTGTGCCCGCAATGTCGAGTCAGCTACAACAAGAGGCCTGCCCCACGCCGCCTGATGTCTTCTCGCAACTCTTCAGTCCAGAAGCTTTCAGAGTCGTCCCCTCCAACTCCTCCATCTCCAGACTACAACTACGCCGGCCCCAGGGATGTGGCGTGCGACATCTGCATTGGGAAGAAGCTCAAAGCTGTTAAGTCGTGCCTGATGTGCCTGGCATCGTACTGTGAGAAGCACCTGAAACCTCACTATGAGTCGGCGACCTTCAAGAGGCACAAGTTGGTGGATGAGATCGGGCACCTGGACAGGCAGATCTGCCCACAGCACCAGAAAGGCCTGGAGCTCTACTGCCGCACAGACCAGATGTGTATCTGCGTGCTGTGCACTGTGAAGGAGCACAAGGGCCATGACATGGTATCAGCCGAACAGGAGCGAAGCGAGATGCAG CAACGTCTGGGTGCCACACAAGCTGAGATCCAGGAGAAGATCCATGACCGAGTGAAGCAGATGGAGGAGTTGAAACAAGCTGTGGATGCATTAAAG AGCTCAGCTCATCGGGCATTGCAGGAGAGCGAGAAGCTCTTCGGAGATATGCTTCGCACTATCGAAATGATGCAACAGGAAATGGCCAAGCTGATTTCCTCGAATAAGAGAGCAGCACTAAATACAGCTGAGGGCCACATGGAACGATTGGGGCAGGAGATCGCCGACTTGAAGAAGAGAGACAATGAGCTGACGCAGCTGTCGCGCACAGAGGACCACATCCACTTCATCCAG AGTTACCACATGCTGATAGCCCAGACAGATGCTGAAGAGCTGCCCACAGTTAGCGTCAACCCTTACTTCTCCTTCGGCTCCGTTACCAAGGCTGTCTCGGAGTTGAAACAGCACCTGAATGAGTATGGCAATGAGGAGCTGGTCAAGGTGGCCACCACGG TGAACAAAATGACTTTCTGTCAACTAGAGGACAAAAAGGGGAAGAAGTCTATAAAGG CTGATGAAGTTGATGTGTATAAGACTCAGAGGTCTCTAAGCCATGCACCTCGCAGCCAGACTCCACGCACCAGGGACGAATTTCTCCAGT ATGCCTGCCAGATAACTCTAGACCCAAACACAGCATACAGACAGCTCTACCTTTCCCGAGGCAACAGGAAAGCAGCACTGAAGAGAGACCCCCAGTCCTACAACGACAGCACCCAGAGGTTCGACTGCCTGCCCCAGGTGCTCTGCAAAGAGGCCCTGACTGGTGGCGCCTactactgggaggtggagtggagcgGTGAGGGTGTCTCCATCGGCATCACCTACAAGGGAATCAAGAGGACAGGCTACGGTGATTCGTCCCGCATTGGCTACAACCGCAAATCCTGGGGCCTTTTCTGCTCCGATTCCAGCTACTCAGCTCGCCACATGAAAGATCAAGTCGATGTCAATGCGCCCTACTCTTCTCGCATCGGGGTTTTCCTGGACTATGATGCAGGCACACTGTCCTTCTACAGTGTAGCAGAAACTATGACACTTATCCACCAGTTTAAAGCTTCCTTCAGTGAGCCTGTCTATCCTGGATTCTGGGTGTGGTATGAGTCGGCCATCTGTATTTGTCAGCTGTAG
- the ftr83 gene encoding finTRIM family, member 83 isoform X2: MSYDQDICYLCKEDLRDPVSIPCGHIFCAICLKTYWDHADHTGQFLCPQCRVSYNKRPAPRRLMSSRNSSVQKLSESSPPTPPSPDYNYAGPRDVACDICIGKKLKAVKSCLMCLASYCEKHLKPHYESATFKRHKLVDEIGHLDRQICPQHQKGLELYCRTDQMCICVLCTVKEHKGHDMVSAEQERSEMQQRLGATQAEIQEKIHDRVKQMEELKQAVDALKSSAHRALQESEKLFGDMLRTIEMMQQEMAKLISSNKRAALNTAEGHMERLGQEIADLKKRDNELTQLSRTEDHIHFIQSYHMLIAQTDAEELPTVSVNPYFSFGSVTKAVSELKQHLNEYGNEELVKVATTVNKMTFCQLEDKKGKKSIKADEVDVYKTQRSLSHAPRSQTPRTRDEFLQYQRRSRGSSGSRNLLMYHQL; encoded by the exons ATGTCGTATGACCAGGACATCTGCTACCTCTGCAAAGAGGACCTGAGGGACCCCGTGTCCATTCcctgtggtcatatcttctgtgCCATCTGCCTCAAGACCTACTGGGACCATGCTGACCACACGGGCCAATTCTTGTGCCCGCAATGTCGAGTCAGCTACAACAAGAGGCCTGCCCCACGCCGCCTGATGTCTTCTCGCAACTCTTCAGTCCAGAAGCTTTCAGAGTCGTCCCCTCCAACTCCTCCATCTCCAGACTACAACTACGCCGGCCCCAGGGATGTGGCGTGCGACATCTGCATTGGGAAGAAGCTCAAAGCTGTTAAGTCGTGCCTGATGTGCCTGGCATCGTACTGTGAGAAGCACCTGAAACCTCACTATGAGTCGGCGACCTTCAAGAGGCACAAGTTGGTGGATGAGATCGGGCACCTGGACAGGCAGATCTGCCCACAGCACCAGAAAGGCCTGGAGCTCTACTGCCGCACAGACCAGATGTGTATCTGCGTGCTGTGCACTGTGAAGGAGCACAAGGGCCATGACATGGTATCAGCCGAACAGGAGCGAAGCGAGATGCAG CAACGTCTGGGTGCCACACAAGCTGAGATCCAGGAGAAGATCCATGACCGAGTGAAGCAGATGGAGGAGTTGAAACAAGCTGTGGATGCATTAAAG AGCTCAGCTCATCGGGCATTGCAGGAGAGCGAGAAGCTCTTCGGAGATATGCTTCGCACTATCGAAATGATGCAACAGGAAATGGCCAAGCTGATTTCCTCGAATAAGAGAGCAGCACTAAATACAGCTGAGGGCCACATGGAACGATTGGGGCAGGAGATCGCCGACTTGAAGAAGAGAGACAATGAGCTGACGCAGCTGTCGCGCACAGAGGACCACATCCACTTCATCCAG AGTTACCACATGCTGATAGCCCAGACAGATGCTGAAGAGCTGCCCACAGTTAGCGTCAACCCTTACTTCTCCTTCGGCTCCGTTACCAAGGCTGTCTCGGAGTTGAAACAGCACCTGAATGAGTATGGCAATGAGGAGCTGGTCAAGGTGGCCACCACGG TGAACAAAATGACTTTCTGTCAACTAGAGGACAAAAAGGGGAAGAAGTCTATAAAGG CTGATGAAGTTGATGTGTATAAGACTCAGAGGTCTCTAAGCCATGCACCTCGCAGCCAGACTCCACGCACCAGGGACGAATTTCTCCAGT ATCAGAGACGATCACGTGGTTCCTCAGGCAGCCGCAACCTCCTAATGTACCACCAGCTCTGA
- the ftr82 gene encoding finTRIM family, member 82: MCEVNMAEPMSPDYFSCHLCANLLRDPVAIPCGHSFCMDCISGYWNEADYTGIYICPQCRITFTQRPVLRPNATLSKVAEKIKKTGLNLNLVPPSNGSFAGPTDVPCDFCSGKKLKAVKSCLNCLASYCEKHLKPHYESATFKRHKLVDELGNLDRKICPQHQKSLELFCRTDQMCICAICTVSEHKGHDIVSAEAERSEKQKLLGVSQAEIKQKCQQRTKELEELKTAVDSLKSSAQRAMAESKKMFDEMITAIERMRSEVTKLININEKAAFSQAEGLMERLEQEIDELKKKETGLKQLYSTEDHIHFLQNFNYLCTPTDDGFIPKVSLNPDFSFSAARKAVAEIKERLEELGREELLKVSKSVNEVPVYTLENRSVREKSSRVKDIQTVDSAPPSQPRSRSEFLKYFCQLRLDPSTAYKELYLSEGNKKVTRTRNLQSYPDNPERFDTFAQVLCREALSGGRFYWEIEWNGEFSVGVAYRGISRKGKGPLCLLGYNDKSWSLLCSDTGYSAWHNRVDKAISAPHSPRIGVYLDHSAGVLAFYSIGETMTCLHRFETTFTEPLYPGFGVGTSVKICQLK, from the exons atgtgtgaggTGAACATGGCTGAGCCCATGTCTCCAGATTACTTCAGCTGCCACCTATGCGCAAATCTCCTGAGGGACCCGGTGGCCATCCCCTGTGGCCACAGCTTCTGTATGGACTGCATTAGTGGCTACTGGAATGAGGCTGACTACACCGGGATTTACATCTGTCCTCAGTGCAGAATCACTTTCACCCAGAGACCCGTGCTCAGACCTAATGCAACCCTCTCCAAAGTGGCTGAGAAGATCAAGAAGACGGGCCTGAACCTCAACCTGGTGCCTCCAAGCAATGGGAGCTTTGCTGGACCGACTGACGTGCCTTGTGACTTCTGCTCAGGAAAGAAGCTCAAAGCTGTCAAGTCCTGCCTCAACTGCTTGGCCTCATACTGTGAAAAACACCTGAAGCCCCACTATGAGTCGGCTACCTTCAAGAGACACAAACTGGTGGACGAGCTTGGGAACCTGGACAGAAAGATCTGCCCACAGCACCAGAAGAGCTTGGAGCTCTTTTGCCGTACCGACCAGATGTGTATCTGCGCTATCTGCACCGTCAGTGAGCACAAGGGTCATGATATTGTATcggcagaggcagagagaagtgagaagcag AAACTTCTTGGAGTGTCCCAAGCTGAGATCAAACAAAAATGCCAGCAGAGGACCAAAGAGCTGGAGGAACTAAAGACGGCTGTTGACTCGCTGAAG AGCTCGGCTCAAAGGGCCATGGCAGAGAGCAAGAAGATGTTTGATGAGATGATCACTGCCATTGAGAGGATGAGGTCGGAGGTCACCAAGCTGATCAATATCAACGAGAAAGCTGCATTCAGTCAGGCCGAGGGGTTGATGGAGCGCTTGGAGCAGGAGATTGATGAACTAAAGAAGAAGGAGACTGGCTTAAAGCAGCTCTACAGTACAGAGGACCACATCCACTTCTTACAG AATTTCAACTATCTCTGCACACCAACTGATGATGGCTTCATTCCCAAAGTGTCTCTGAACCCAGACTTCTCGTTCAGTGCCGCAAGGAAAGCTGTCGCAGAGATCAAGGAAAGACTTGAAGAACTGGGCAGAGAGGAACTGCTGAAGGTCTCGAAATCAG TGAATGAAGTACCTGTTTACACACTGGAGAACCGCAGCGTTCGAGAGAAAAGCAGCCGAG TCAAAGACATCCAAACTGTGGACAGTGCCCCTCCTTCACAGCCCAGGAGCAGGTCTGAGTTCTTAAAAT ACTTCTGTCAACTCCGGCTGGACCCCAGCACAGCCTATAAAGAGCTCTACCTGTCGGAAGGCAACAAGAAGGTAACTCGAACCCGCAACCTGCAGTCCTACCCTGATAATCCAGAGCGGTTTGACACCTTTGCCCAGGTGTTGTGCCGCGAGGCTCTGTCTGGTGGTCGCTTCTACTGGGAGATTGAGTGGAACGGTGAATTCTCTGTTGGAGTGGCCTACCGGGGCATCAGCCGCAAAGGCAAGGGTCCCCTTTGCTTGCTGGGGTACAACGACAAATCCTGGAGTCTCCTCTGCTCTGACACGGGCTACTCTGCCTGGCATAACCGGGTGGATAAAGCCATCAGCGCGCCACATTCTCCAAGGATAGGGGTCTACCTAGACCACAGCGCAGGGGTACTGGCCTTCTATAGCATCGGTGAGACCATGACATGCCTCCATCGCTTTGAGACCACCTTCACCGAGCCCCTCTATCCTGGGTTTGGCGTTGGTACATCGGTTAAAATCTGCCAGCTAAAATGA